The following proteins come from a genomic window of Denitromonas sp.:
- a CDS encoding anti-phage-associated DUF1156 domain-containing protein, which yields MKKRTPMHAKTITTTLTPLALKDAPALIQTVFPAQKVSFEAQSERKAVAAQTLTGLGSYWKGRKPLILVRAIVLGSLLPLTDDAEADLAIFEKLMAFDDEGLARRALAANAYSATMLQEIIPISDPERYFSGRGWRRDITDDDKLILYRRALATLSSYEEKAGLGKRPEEVDQDWLFAPVWAEVNRHYAHLGVNARSLPELVEQFGILRYGHRPRVGDTFSGGGSIPFEAARIGCDAYASDLNPVACMLTWGAFNIVGASAKSHAEIEKEYGAVAKVVSTAIETLGVEKDAKGNQAKAFLYCLETRCPESGWLVPMSPTWVISKNGNVIAQLVPDHANKRFDIRVKSGATTEEMREATAGTVQDGNLQYQLDGKTFRIPIRTLRGDFRDSQGNTGNRLRQWEKEDFAAAPNDVFQERLYAIHWITKESLKDARPKTYFVAPTDADLERERRVNAIVAENLTRWHEEGLVPDMAIESGDETARLLRERGWTHWHHLFNARQLLLYAELKKHASATLSLSLCQMINTSARLTRWTIGDGPGRSGGTKQVFDNQALNVLFNYGCRASTYLLDALTAKVGGSSIPNGPQLEQRCLPAAEISSNCDIFITDPPYADAVNYHEITEFFIAWLRKNPPQQFADWVWDSRRALAIKGSGEDFRRGMVAAYKAMAEHMPDNGMQCVMFTHQDTGVWGDLIGIFWAAGLQVGAAWYIATETTSELKKGGYVQGTVILMLKKRAAGERTGFKQRLLPAVRQEVARQIETMMHLNDTVKAHHGEPVFNDSDLQMAGYAAALKVLTAYTHIGGEDVTSFALRPRTRGEITVVDEIVQQAAETASSMLVPEGLVPETWAKLSGIERFMFKMLDMETTGASKLDNYQNFAKAFHVEDYTRVMGDMRPNHARLKRVSEYASRELTDATEIGASRLGRLIIALQQLLKDTEPQVIVDQMRSEMADFLEVRSLLVDVLTFIERKSPEPEVRTAAEVLGARLKNLRFGE from the coding sequence TTGAAGAAGCGCACCCCCATGCATGCAAAGACAATAACGACAACGCTCACGCCACTGGCCCTGAAAGATGCGCCCGCGCTGATCCAGACGGTATTCCCGGCGCAGAAGGTTTCGTTCGAAGCGCAAAGTGAACGCAAGGCGGTCGCGGCGCAGACCTTGACGGGCTTAGGGTCGTACTGGAAAGGCCGTAAGCCGCTGATTCTGGTGCGGGCCATCGTGCTGGGCAGCTTGTTGCCCCTCACCGACGACGCGGAAGCCGACCTCGCCATCTTCGAGAAGTTGATGGCCTTCGACGACGAAGGCCTAGCGCGCCGCGCGCTGGCTGCCAATGCCTACTCGGCCACGATGCTGCAGGAGATCATTCCTATCTCCGATCCCGAACGCTACTTCAGCGGACGCGGCTGGCGGCGCGACATCACCGACGACGACAAGCTCATCCTGTACCGGCGCGCGCTGGCCACGCTGTCGAGCTACGAAGAAAAGGCCGGTCTGGGCAAACGCCCGGAAGAAGTGGATCAGGACTGGCTCTTCGCCCCGGTGTGGGCGGAGGTCAATCGCCACTACGCGCACTTGGGCGTGAACGCGCGCTCGCTGCCAGAACTGGTCGAGCAATTTGGCATCCTGCGCTACGGCCACCGCCCACGCGTAGGCGACACCTTCAGCGGCGGCGGCTCCATTCCGTTTGAGGCCGCGCGCATCGGGTGCGACGCCTACGCCTCCGACCTCAATCCCGTGGCCTGCATGCTCACTTGGGGCGCATTCAACATAGTCGGTGCCAGTGCCAAGTCTCACGCCGAAATTGAGAAGGAGTATGGCGCGGTTGCCAAGGTTGTAAGCACAGCGATTGAAACGCTCGGCGTCGAAAAGGATGCCAAAGGCAATCAAGCGAAGGCATTTCTCTATTGCCTGGAAACGCGTTGCCCAGAATCCGGCTGGCTGGTTCCCATGTCGCCGACTTGGGTCATTTCAAAGAACGGGAACGTCATCGCGCAACTCGTTCCTGACCACGCCAACAAGCGATTCGATATCCGAGTCAAGAGCGGGGCCACGACCGAAGAGATGCGAGAGGCCACGGCGGGAACTGTCCAAGACGGCAACTTGCAGTATCAATTGGATGGCAAGACGTTCCGCATCCCAATCAGAACCCTACGTGGCGACTTCCGCGACTCGCAAGGCAATACGGGTAATCGCCTCCGTCAATGGGAGAAAGAGGACTTTGCTGCCGCGCCGAATGACGTCTTTCAGGAACGGCTGTATGCCATTCACTGGATCACCAAGGAGTCGCTGAAGGACGCACGGCCGAAGACATACTTCGTGGCGCCGACAGACGCCGATCTGGAGCGGGAGCGTCGCGTGAATGCCATCGTTGCCGAGAACCTCACTCGCTGGCACGAGGAAGGCTTGGTGCCGGACATGGCCATCGAGTCGGGTGACGAAACGGCTCGCCTGCTCCGAGAGCGCGGCTGGACGCACTGGCATCACCTGTTCAACGCCCGCCAATTGCTCTTGTATGCTGAGTTGAAGAAGCACGCCAGCGCCACGCTCTCGCTGAGCCTGTGCCAGATGATCAATACAAGCGCACGGCTAACGCGTTGGACGATTGGCGACGGCCCAGGACGAAGCGGTGGAACCAAACAGGTCTTCGACAATCAGGCGCTGAACGTCTTGTTCAACTATGGGTGTCGCGCGTCGACCTATTTGCTTGATGCATTGACCGCCAAAGTCGGAGGCTCGTCGATACCAAACGGCCCTCAGCTTGAACAAAGGTGTCTTCCCGCCGCCGAGATTTCAAGCAACTGCGATATTTTCATTACCGACCCGCCCTACGCCGACGCCGTCAATTACCACGAGATCACCGAGTTCTTCATCGCATGGCTGCGCAAGAACCCGCCGCAGCAGTTCGCGGACTGGGTATGGGATTCTCGGCGCGCGCTGGCGATCAAAGGTTCGGGCGAAGACTTCCGACGCGGCATGGTCGCCGCCTACAAGGCGATGGCCGAGCATATGCCGGACAACGGCATGCAATGCGTGATGTTCACGCATCAGGACACCGGCGTTTGGGGTGACCTGATCGGCATCTTCTGGGCTGCTGGTTTGCAAGTAGGGGCCGCGTGGTACATCGCCACCGAGACCACCTCGGAACTCAAGAAAGGCGGCTACGTCCAGGGCACGGTCATCCTGATGCTCAAGAAGCGCGCCGCTGGCGAGCGCACCGGCTTCAAGCAGCGCCTGCTGCCCGCTGTGCGGCAGGAGGTGGCCCGCCAGATCGAAACCATGATGCACCTGAACGACACGGTGAAGGCGCATCACGGCGAGCCGGTGTTCAACGACTCCGACCTGCAGATGGCCGGCTACGCGGCGGCACTGAAGGTGCTGACCGCTTACACCCACATCGGCGGCGAGGATGTCACCAGTTTCGCGCTGCGTCCGCGTACGCGGGGGGAAATCACCGTCGTGGATGAGATCGTTCAGCAGGCGGCGGAAACCGCGTCCAGCATGCTCGTTCCAGAGGGTTTGGTGCCGGAAACCTGGGCCAAGCTCTCGGGCATCGAACGCTTCATGTTCAAAATGCTGGACATGGAAACGACCGGCGCGAGCAAGCTCGACAACTACCAGAACTTCGCGAAGGCCTTCCACGTCGAGGACTACACCCGCGTGATGGGCGACATGCGGCCCAACCACGCACGCCTGAAGCGCGTGAGCGAGTACGCCTCGCGCGAGTTGACCGACGCGACCGAGATCGGCGCGAGCCGGCTGGGGCGGCTCATCATCGCCTTGCAGCAACTGCTGAAGGACACCGAGCCGCAGGTCATCGTCGATCAGATGCGCAGCGAGATGGCGGACTTCCTCGAAGTCCGCTCCTTGCTGGTGGACGTGCTGACCTTCATTGAGCGCAAATCACCCGAGCCCGAAGTGCGCACTGCCGCCGAGGTGCTGGGCGCGCGCCTGAAGAACCTGCGCTTCGGCGAATGA
- a CDS encoding macro domain-containing protein, whose amino-acid sequence MIEYTSGDILKCEADALVNTVNCVGVMGRGIALQFKNVYPENFKAYEAACKREAVQPGRMFVFETGQLTPPRFIINFPTKRHWRGKSRIEDIESGLADLVKVIRDRSIRSIAIPPLGSGLGGLDWNEVRPRIERTLAGLAGVQVLVFEPNGTPASDKMAHVREVPKMTAGRAALVELIQRYLGGLLDPFVTLLEVHKLMYFMQEAGEPLRLQYVKHHYGPYAENLRHVLKAVEGHLISGYADGGDAPDKPLSLVPGAVDEAKSFLDQHEISRARFERVTRLVEGFESPNGLELLATVHWVMSREGASEHDSVERHVYDWNARKRQFTPRQLAIAEERLKSQGWLSRESVATH is encoded by the coding sequence ATGATCGAGTACACCTCGGGCGACATCCTCAAGTGCGAGGCCGACGCGCTGGTCAACACTGTCAACTGTGTTGGCGTGATGGGGCGCGGCATCGCATTGCAGTTCAAGAACGTCTACCCCGAAAACTTCAAGGCTTACGAGGCTGCCTGCAAGCGCGAAGCAGTGCAGCCGGGCCGCATGTTCGTCTTCGAGACGGGGCAACTTACGCCGCCGCGTTTCATCATCAACTTTCCCACCAAGCGGCACTGGCGCGGCAAGAGCCGTATCGAGGACATCGAGTCGGGCCTTGCCGATCTGGTCAAGGTCATCCGCGACAGGAGCATTCGCTCGATTGCCATTCCCCCGCTGGGCAGCGGCCTGGGGGGGCTGGACTGGAACGAGGTGCGCCCCCGTATCGAGCGCACTCTGGCCGGCCTTGCTGGCGTGCAGGTGCTGGTGTTCGAACCCAACGGCACCCCTGCCAGCGACAAGATGGCCCACGTTCGGGAAGTGCCCAAGATGACAGCGGGCCGGGCCGCCTTGGTCGAGCTCATTCAACGTTATCTCGGTGGCTTGCTCGACCCTTTCGTCACCCTGCTGGAAGTCCACAAGCTCATGTACTTCATGCAGGAGGCCGGTGAGCCGCTGCGGCTCCAGTACGTCAAGCACCATTACGGCCCCTATGCTGAAAATCTGCGCCATGTATTGAAGGCTGTCGAAGGCCACCTGATCTCAGGCTATGCCGACGGGGGCGATGCCCCCGACAAGCCCCTGAGCCTTGTTCCCGGCGCGGTAGACGAAGCCAAGAGCTTCCTCGATCAGCACGAAATCAGCCGTGCCCGCTTCGAGCGCGTCACCCGTTTGGTCGAAGGTTTTGAATCTCCCAACGGTTTGGAACTGCTGGCCACCGTGCATTGGGTGATGAGTCGCGAGGGCGCGTCCGAGCACGACAGCGTAGAACGTCACGTCTACGACTGGAACGCTCGCAAGCGGCAGTTCACGCCGCGCCAACTCGCCATAGCAGAAGAACGGTTGAAGTCGCAGGGCTGGCTGTCGCGCGAATCTGTGGCGACCCATTGA